The Streptococcus parasanguinis genomic sequence ACGAAAGGATTTTTTATAAGCCACGCCATTTACCTTGTATTCCACAATCGGAGGATTTCCCCCTCGAAAGCTATTATAGCCCACAACTGTTCCTTTTATGGATGATGTAGCAAGCCGAACCATCTTTTTATCACGGAAATAAAGATAAAAATAAGTACCACTCACAAAAACTAAGGCTAAAAATATAACTGTTGTTGAGAGCCAAAACAGTAGCATTTTAGTTGACATTTATTTCTCCTTCAAATTTTCTTGATAATACTCTAAAAACTCGTCTTCACTTTGAACGATATGTTCTTTTCCATCTTTCGAACTAGTTGCAGGAATAGTTAGGTTCTTAAAGATATTAGAATCTTTGGGAACAACCAATTTCAAAAAAGAAATTTTTAAACGAACATCTTCTTTTCCAAGGAAATACAATTCAGATAGCGAACCTTTACTCAATATATCATATACTTTTGGATACTTGCTTGCTAAAGAATCTGCTTGAGCTTTTTTAGTAAACCAAAACGCTGACCATACAAAATTAAAATGTTGGTTTGAAAGTCTGTCATATTTATTGAGTAAATCCTCAAGACCTTCTTTATTTTGCCATGCTTTTTGATTTACATCATAAAAGTCCTTACCTGTTTTTCCAGATGATGTTTTAGAAATAATTTTCCCCGTTTCTATATCTATGATACCAATAAAAGTTTTTGAGTTTGGTTTACTATTCACTGCCATCTTTATAGGCAAATAAGTTTTTCCTTCTTCAGATTGTAACAATTTTGGGGAATCCGCAACATTAATTGGAACATAATTTCTATTATATTCCCTCACCATCTTAAACACATCATAAGTTTTTTGTTTAATCGTATTGTCTTTTGTATCGTAAACATCTAATAACCAGTATTCTCCTTTTTCAGGGATATTACTCTTTAAATAAGGAACTTTATCATTTTCACTTAACCAGTACTTATATGCTGCCGACTTCAATTTGTAACTCTGCCGAATAATAAAACGTTCACCATGCATCTCAATTCTATTGTTTCTGATGTCAATACGAGGATCATATTTCTTAGCCTCTTTCGCTTCCTTTAATTCAGCTTCGTTATCCCAGCTAATTGCTACCGCTTTATGATTAGCAATAAATTCATAATCCATCATTTTTGCTCTCGGGCTCCACATGACAAACTGGGTCAATTCATGTTTACGATAAGCCTTATATGCAAGGCTAGCTCCTGTGATAATAAAGACAAGAAATAAAACTTGAACTAATTTTGATCTGATTATCTTTTTCATTTCTATTTCTCCTTTTCTGTGATTGAGCATGATCTAACTACCATTCAGATTGGTTTCATGTTGTTCAAACCATATTTTATATATGCACTTCAATATTATTTCATTTTAGCTTTGAAAGTTGACTCAGCTGAAAAATAGAATGTATTTCCAGACAATAAATAATTGAGTGCAAAAACAAATAAACCTAAATGAACCACAAAGTTCGGCGCAAAATTAGTTATTACCGCGTAACAAACCACACCAACAATGATAAGAAAAATCGTTGGCATTAGAAGTGATAAAAAAACAAATTTTAATGTTGTTGGGACACAATATACTTTGATCGGATGATCATTATTTTCTAGCTTGGACACAATTTTTCTTCTGCTCATCCACACGCGAATTCCCATCACAATACCAAAAACGAATAACGTCAATCCAATATTGAGTAAATGAGAGTTGAAGTACAGATAATCTTCAATCGGAAACGCTCTCGATAAAAGCAATGCCACAAACGCAGCTCCAGAAGCTGTAATTTCTTTGTTATGTGTTAAACCATTCTTTTGCTTGTCGTTTCTAGATGTTGTTAATGTGTTAAATTCATCCTCAGTTAACCGAATAGCCCAATGGGATGTAAAATACAAAAACCACGGGAAAAAGTATGAGATTATAAAAGGACGATCCACGTCTACTAAATAATGCTCATTATCTACATTTAGAATGCGATAGCGAAAATTTTTTTTTGCTAAATGTTCTATGTTTGCTTTTTTAAGCATAA encodes the following:
- a CDS encoding DUF443 family protein is translated as MLKKANIEHLAKKNFRYRILNVDNEHYLVDVDRPFIISYFFPWFLYFTSHWAIRLTEDEFNTLTTSRNDKQKNGLTHNKEITASGAAFVALLLSRAFPIEDYLYFNSHLLNIGLTLFVFGIVMGIRVWMSRRKIVSKLENNDHPIKVYCVPTTLKFVFLSLLMPTIFLIIVGVVCYAVITNFAPNFVVHLGLFVFALNYLLSGNTFYFSAESTFKAKMK